CCTTCCGGCCAAAACAAATTACTTCGATTTTAAGAAACAGCGGGATGTATGGGAGGTAATGGATGGAGAACTGGATTTTGTATCATACGATCTGGATAAGATGTTTGGATTGTTACAAAAAAGTAACCCTACAGTTTTTGAGTGGGTGCGAGCCGATCTGATGTATTGGAATGAACTACCTGATTGGGATACATTTCGTAGTGAAGTTAGCGAAAATATCAATTTTAAAGCTCTTTACTATCATTACCACTCGTTGGCTAAGAGTCACTTTTACAAGCTGGAAAGCGATCAGAAGTTTACGTATAAAGTAGCGTTTTACTGCATGCGGGGTCTTCTGTCCGCGGAATTAGCCAGCCGGCAAGTAGTGCCAGAGCTTTTGATCGACGATCTCTTCAAGCAGTTTAATACTGAATCTGAGGTGATCAAACTTGCAAAGGCTAGTCTGGAAAGAAAAAGACAGCAAACGGAAAAAGAAGAAATAAAGGAAGAAGATAAACAAAAGATCATACAAGGCATTAAAGCTTATTTATATCGTTTTGAGAGCATTACGCCAGGAGGTAGTTCAACTCAGGCAAAATTGGATAGAGTTCTAACGAATTATAGTGTTCAAATAAAATCCATGTTTTATGCCTGAATGGATACCGGCTGGTATTAAAAATGCAGCTTTACAAAGCCGAAGGTGTTACTGACTTGGTAGCAAAAACTAGTTTTAAGGATGTCGTAGAAACGGGTTACTTCGTATGGAATCTACTGAGAGTGAGCCTATTGACCAGGTCAGTAGGTAGGTTCGAATCCTCTGAAAGGTCACCCACCCGAATTGCTGGTTACTCCTGAATCATTACAACCCACCCGTTAACAAGAAAAGAAGGTGTCGTATCGCGGCGTTGCTTCGTGTCGCCGGTTCGAATCCGGCTCTGGTCAGCCAGGTAGCTCAGTAGGTAGAGCAGATTTTTGCCCCGAGCTTATTACCCTTCTCCACCTTTAAAGGTGCCGTAAAACAGTGATCCTTCGGTTAGAACATCCGTGCCGATGGGCCGGAAGGTCGCAGGTTCGAGCCCTGCCTTATAGTTCAGTTAATAAAGCACTGTTTGCCTGTTGCCCTTTATTATTTGTGTAGCATTGGATTAATACGCTAATCTATACTTATTTTAAACGCTTAAACTTATAATACAAAACTTGAATGACTTTAATATTTATAATCAACGAATTGTTAATTCTTCTCTAAGTATACATTAGGTAGTAATATGTAAGATTGTATTTAGTAAATATCCTTATTAAATAGTTGCTTATCAAGTGGTGTGATTTGCAGTAAATTAAACGATTTAAACTTTAAATATTAATTAAGTAATAAAATAATTTAATCCATAAGTATTATTTAATTTACTCAGGTATTAACCTCATATTTTGATAGAAGATTTTAAATAAAAAGTGTTTTCATTAATCATTTTAAAGAGTTGCCTGTTAGTTTACAGGCAACTCTTTTTTAACTACACTTAATAAATGTAGTTAAGAATAATATTCCTCTAAAATAATTGACCTAACAAATGATCAAGATGCTTAAGTAAGGCTCAATGAGTAAGAAATGTACGATGTAGTAGCTAGCTCGATGCCCATAGCCTTCATCAAAATATGCTCAGAATTCATCTAATAACGTGATGTAGAATTGTGTTGTAGTAATTATTGATTTATTTTGTAGTATTAATACTACAAATACATTTTGTACTTAAGAAGTAATGCTCATTTGATGATATTAAGCAATTAATATATGTCATTAAATATCATAATTACTACTATAAAATGCGTAAGATATTTAGTATT
This region of Siphonobacter curvatus genomic DNA includes:
- a CDS encoding nucleotidyltransferase domain-containing protein; this encodes MKDRIASLFMDKSEIPLFYIESGSRLWGIASPDSDFDVRGFHLPAKTNYFDFKKQRDVWEVMDGELDFVSYDLDKMFGLLQKSNPTVFEWVRADLMYWNELPDWDTFRSEVSENINFKALYYHYHSLAKSHFYKLESDQKFTYKVAFYCMRGLLSAELASRQVVPELLIDDLFKQFNTESEVIKLAKASLERKRQQTEKEEIKEEDKQKIIQGIKAYLYRFESITPGGSSTQAKLDRVLTNYSVQIKSMFYA